A DNA window from Lachancea thermotolerans CBS 6340 chromosome G complete sequence contains the following coding sequences:
- the COQ11 gene encoding ubiquinone biosynthesis protein COQ11 (similar to uniprot|Q05892 Saccharomyces cerevisiae YLR290C Hypothetical ORF) encodes MSSLLVFGGNGFLGRRICQTAVEKGFQVTSLSRSGSPPRTANRWDKEWIDKVHWEKCDVLDPKSYTQYLKDADNVVHSIGILLEDSSYKAQINGKLSFDPKNLLKWGPNPMKNNPNFTYEVMNKKTALMLAEEFSKVQRADSARERTMSYISADRGFPGLPSGYIKSKREAEAGIMRHEQQFRPILVRPGFMFDELDASLKTLDVRSQLKHVLEMLNWGNDWLLGRRIDFINQLIRPTVSTQQVSRALLQKIESPDFKGVLTLEEIIKS; translated from the coding sequence ATGTCGAGTTTGCTAGTTTTTGGAGGCAATGGGTTCCTTGGTCGTCGCATCTGTCAAACGGCGGTCGAAAAGGGCTTTCAAGTGACTTCTTTGTCTCGTTCTGGATCTCCACCGCGAACCGCTAACCGATGGGACAAGGAATGGATTGACAAAGTCCACTGGGAAAAGTGTGACGTGTTGGATCCGAAGAGCTACACCCAGTACTTGAAGGACGCGGACAATGTAGTGCACTCCATTGGGATTCTTTTGGAAGACTCAAGCTATAAGGCCCAAATTAATGGCAAGCTATCATTTGACCCAAAGAACCTGCTGAAGTGGGGGCCAAACCCCATGAAGAACAACCCTAACTTTACATACGAGGTtatgaacaaaaaaacagcGTTGATGTTAGCAGAAGAGTTCTCGAAAGTCCAGCGTGCAGATTCTGCCAGGGAGAGGACTATGTCGTATATCTCGGCAGACAGGGGCTTCCCTGGTCTTCCCTCCGGTTACATAAAATCTAAGcgggaagcagaagcaggAATCATGAGGCATGAACAGCAGTTCCGGCCAATCCTTGTGCGTCCGGGTTTTATGTTTGATGAACTAGACGCATCATTAAAGACCCTTGACGTCAGATCACAGCTCAAGCATGTACTAGAGATGCTGAACTGGGGGAATGACTGGCTGTTAGGCCGTCGTATCGACTTCATCAACCAGTTGATAAGGCCGACTGTCTCGACGCAACAGGTCAGTAGGGCACTGCTCCAAAAAATAGAAAGCCCCGACTTCAAGGGCGTTCTCACCTTGGAAGAGATTATTAAATCATGA
- a CDS encoding uncharacterized protein (similar to uniprot|Q05881 Saccharomyces cerevisiae YLR287C Hypothetical ORF): MTEASTQQDIRALVATARADFVESFASREQLRALKPTTSLKDSDASTELDKLSRIIKAHATKVGIIYHPGKFHKNVTPAFKELQLFSNSIFFLLSLLPLLHTDKIADYFTDELDSAVLGLLSGVKGLCDEIDSLLDGKAAPAPGNDVPETAEHDLRLVSVGKIWASCDSLQELAKLGNLGLLNKRIGASVKLITDSLSELDEWLQDPELESQDPFGLESEPESDAERDTSGDKEVLAEMVKFLEAWQQKLKMIRLLLSSFSKSIASEEYKSKEPLALQLAKLNTLHAVVVEKVDELISTVFMTGQDFDPEDEEITELVSLLNDSLRKMVQIIKALNKGDEKKGKWIEVWDAKYFA; this comes from the coding sequence ATGACCGAGGCCTCCACGCAGCAGGACATCCGGGCGCTCGTCGCCACCGCCAGAGCCGACTTCGTCGAGTCTTTCGCGTCCAGAGAGCAGTTGCGCGCTCTCAAGCCCACGACGAGCCTGAAGGACTCGGACGCCTCGACCGAGCTCGACAAGCTCTCGCGCATCATCAAGGCCCACGCCACGAAGGTCGGCATCATCTACCATCCGGGGAAATTCCACAAGAACGTAACGCCGGCCTTCAAggagctccagctcttctctAACTCTATCTTCTTCCTGTTGAGTTTGCTGCCGCTGTTACACACAGACAAGATTGCGGACTACTTCACTGATGAATTAGACTCAGCTGTTCTAGGGCTACTGAGCGGCGTGAAGGGCCTGTGCGACGAGATCGACTCTTTGCTCGACGGCAAGGCCGCCCCTGCTCCCGGCAACGACGTCCCCGAGACCGCGGAGCACGACCTCAGGCTTGTTTCTGTGGGCAAGATATGGGCCTCCTGCGACTCCTTGCAAGAGCTTGCGAAGCTGGGGAATCTGGGGCTGCTGAACAAGAGGATTGGCGCCAGtgtcaagctcatcacAGATAGTCTTTCCGAGCTGGATGAATGGCTACAGGACCCGGAGCTTGAGTCGCAGGATCCATTTGGACTGGAATCCGAGCCCGAATCTGACGCTGAGCGCGACACGAGTGGGGACAAAGAGGTTCTCGCAGAAATGGTCAAGTTTCTGGAAGCCTGGCagcagaagctcaaaatgATCCGTCTGCTGCtctcctccttctccaagTCCATTGCGTCCGAAGAGTATAAATCAAAGGAGCCCTTGGCCCTGCAGCTGGCTAAACTCAACACCTTGCACGCTGTTGTCGTAGAGAAAGTCGACGAGCTCATTTCTACGGTGTTCATGACCGGTCAGGACTTTGATCCTGAAGACGAGGAAATCACAGAGCTGGTATCACTGCTCAACGACTCGCTTCGCAAGATGGTGCAAATAATAAAGGCCCTCAACAAGGGCGACGAGAAGAAGGGGAAGTGGATTGAGGTGTGGGATGCTAAATACTTTGCATGA
- the GUF1 gene encoding GTPase GUF1 (highly similar to uniprot|P46943 Saccharomyces cerevisiae YLR289W GUF1 Mitochondrial GTPase of unknown function) produces MRRLRSLYLQSSICFRRFNHYSAKDTEALQRRLEQIPIENYRNFSIVAHVDHGKSTLSDRLLEFTGVIKAGDSNRQVLDKLEVERERGITIKAQTCTMFYYDKRRNKDYLLHLVDTPGHVDFRAEVSRSYASCGGALLLVDASQGVQAQTVANFYLAYSMNLKLIPVINKIDLDSANIPQAEAQIESTFELPRAEIIRVSAKTGINVKEDLLPAIIDRIPPPTGVGKKPFRALLVDSWYDSYLGVVLLVNIVDGVVKKGDRVVSAQTGKKYEIKELGIMYPDKVSMGCLRTGQVGYIVPGMKESKDAKIGDTIMHVGKESVTEVLDGFEDPKPMVFVGAFPADGTEFKSLDEDITRLVLNDRSVSLQRESSNALGQGWRLGFLGSLHASVFKDRLEKEYGSKLIITQPTVPYVIKFTNGEEKIITNPDDFPDLSLRKTRIDSLQEPYVEAIITLPQEYLGAVIKLCENNRGIQKEITYLNVTGQVLLKYEMPLAHLVDDFFGKLKSVSRGYGSLDYEDIGYKASDIVKLELVLNGKSVDALAQVMHRSQVERVGRKWAKKFKEYVKSQLYEVVIQARANNKVIARETIKARRKDVLAKLHASDVSRRKKLLVKQKEGKKQMKSVGNIQINQEAYQAFLRR; encoded by the coding sequence ATGAGGAGACTGAGATCATTGTATTTACAATCTTCAATATGTTTTCGCCGCTTTAACCACTACTCGGCTAAGGACactgaagctcttcagcgCAGACTGGAACAGATTCCAATTGAGAATTACCGGAACTTCTCAATCGTCGCACATGTCGACCATGGAAAATCCACGCTTAGCGACCGGCTTTTGGAGTTTACAGGGGTCATAAAGGCGGGTGATTCCAATAGACAAGTGCTGGACAAGCTGGAGGTTGAGAGGGAACGAGGAATAACCATTAAAGCACAGACTTGCACGATGTTCTACTACGACAAGCGCAGGAATAAAGACTACCTTCTACATCTAGTCGATACTCCTGGTCACGTCGACTTTCGTGCGGAAGTTTCGAGATCATATGCATCTTGCGGCGGCGCCTTGCTACTGGTGGACGCGTCGCAAGGCGTGCAAGCTCAAACGGTCGCGAACTTCTACCTGGCTTATAGTATGAATCTCAAACTTATCCCAGTGATCAACAAAATTGATTTAGATAGTGCTAACATTCCGCAAGCTGAAGCCCAAATCGAGAGCACATTTGAGCTGCCGCGCGCTGAAATAATAAGAGTTAGCGCGAAAACGGGAATAAATGTGAAGGAGGACCTTCTCCCAGCTATTATAGATCGCATTCCTCCGCCTACAGGTGTTGGTAAAAAGCCCTTTAGAGCACTGCTGGTTGACTCCTGGTACGACTCTTACCTAGGAGTAGTCCTCTTAGTAAACATTGTCGATGGCGTTGTAAAGAAAGGAGATAGGGTCGTGAGTGCACAAACAGGTAAAAAGTACGAGATTAAAGAGTTGGGAATAATGTACCCAGATAAGGTGTCTATGGGCTGCTTGCGGACTGGCCAAGTGGGTTACATCGTGCCAGGGATGAAAGAGTCTAAAGACGCCAAGATCGGCGACACCATCATGCATGTGGGAAAAGAGAGTGTGACTGAAGTATTGGATGGATTCGAAGACCCAAAACCTATGGTTTTCGTGGGCGCGTTTCCCGCTGATGGCACTGAATTTAAGAGCTTGGACGAAGACATTACACGACTTGTTCTCAATGACAGATCGGTTTCTCTACAAAGAGAGTCTTCAAACGCGTTAGGCCAGGGCTGGAGATTGGGGTTCCTCGGTTCCCTGCACGCTTCTGTCTTCAAGGACCGCCTAGAGAAAGAATACGGCTCAAAATTAATCATTACACAGCCAACAGTGCCATATGTGATTAAGTTTACGAATGGTGAAGAGAAGATCATCACAAACCCGGATGACTTTCCAGACCTTTCTCTCAGAAAAACAAGGATTGATTCGCTGCAGGAGCCGTACGTGGAAGCGATCATCACACTGCCGCAGGAGTATCTTGGAGCTGTTATCAAGCTCTGCGAAAACAACAGAGGTATTCAAAAGGAAATCACGTATTTGAACGTTACCGGGCAGGTCCTACTCAAATATGAAATGCCGCTAGCACACTTGGTCGACGACTTTTTCGGAAAATTGAAGTCTGTATCCAGAGGCTATGGATCACTAGATTACGAGGACATCGGCTACAAAGCTTCGGATAttgtcaagcttgagcttgtgcTCAATGGGAAAAGTGTGGATGCACTTGCACAGGTCATGCACAGGTCTCAAGTGGAACGCGTCGGACGGAAGTGGGcaaagaagttcaaagagtACGTCAAATCACAGCTTTACGAGGTCGTGATACAAGCAAGGGCCAATAATAAAGTGATAGCGCGTGAAACCATCAAAGCCCGCAGAAAAGACGTATTGGCTAAGCTTCACGCCTCTGATGTGTCACGGAGGAAAAAACTACTGgtcaaacaaaaagaaggtaAGAAGCAAATGAAGAGTGTGGGCAACATTCAAATTAATCAAGAGGCTTACCAAGCGTTTTTACGTAGGTGA
- the LAS17 gene encoding actin-binding protein LAS17 (similar to uniprot|Q12446 Saccharomyces cerevisiae YOR181W LAS17 Actin assembly factor activates the Arp2/3 protein complex that nucleates branched actin filaments localizes with the Arp2/3 complex to actin patches homolog of the human Wiskott-Aldrich syndrome protein (WASP)) yields the protein MGLLNSADKEKIKRALPKSSNKIVDVTVARLYIAYPNPQEWTYTGLSGAVALVDDVVGHTFFLKLIDIQGHRGVLWDQELYVGFEYNQDRTFFHTFELEDCLAGLLFENLDEASHFLKRVNKREKYGSKKTLSNKNAIALTKKLTQEQESHIVHGPRGESLISDQRQRYNIQDAAPMPSTKKKAPPPPPPSSFSSQPTQSPFSAAGEQETDSDFASLATSVSSTPAPPPPAGPPEIPLTIPPAPAAPAPAPVAPAPATPAPQHSRTNPFPSPTPQSPGNTPNTHSSNPFPIPTPQGAQNTKSSNPFPFPIPQAPQGFTPPPPLPQASRPSQAPPLPQANRPSHPAPPSYNSRPLPSVPPRANAPPAPPPRRGGAPPPPPPRAVSHATGSSMPPAPPSRNFSGGRPGPPPPPRRGAAPPPPPRSMRVSSTPAPPQPPTSFSSPPPMHTFPGQQTTAPTTAAIPPPPPLSMQMAPQQMPAMHQAAPTGGAIPPAPPAPPMPPQQPSSQTAFGGSSGSAPPPPPPPPAMPTSNQAAAAPPPPPPFLAQQQPASQSQGNGFTEATGDTGRDALLASIRGAGGISALRKTDKSQLEKPSTLLQEARGEPVAPTSTGNSAGPANGGGGPSSLADALAAALNQRKSKVARDDDDYDNGDDW from the coding sequence ATGGGCCTACTGAATTCAGCTGACAAGGAAAAGATCAAGCGAGCGCTTCCCAAGAGCTCCAACAAGATAGTAGATGTCACCGTTGCACGATTGTACATTGCATACCCCAACCCACAAGAGTGGACATACACCGGCCTTTCGGGTGCCGTGGCACTAGTGGACGACGTTGTGGGCCACACGTTCTTCCTGAAGCTGATCGACATCCAGGGACATCGCGGCGTGCTGTGGGATCAGGAGCTTTACGTCGGCTTCGAATACAATCAGGACCGCACTTTTTTCCATACGTTTGAGCTCGAGGACTGTCTCGCGGGGCTTCTCTTCGAAAACCTGGACGAAGCGTCGCACTTCCTCAAGCGCGTCAACAAGCGCGAGAAATACGGCTCCAAGAAGACGCTCTCCAACAAAAACGCAATCGCGTTGACCAAAAAGCTGAcgcaggagcaggagagCCATATTGTCCACGGCCCCCGTGGAGAGTCTCTCATTAGCGACCAAAGGCAGCGGTACAACATCCAGGACGCCGCGCCCATGCCTagtacaaagaaaaaggctcCTCCTCCGCCTCCGCCTTCTAGCTTCTCCAGCCAGCCCACGCAGTCGCCTTTCAGTGCTGCGGGTGAACAAGAAACCGATAGTGATTTCGCAAGTTTGGCCACATCAGTCTCCAGCACGCCAGCACCTCCACCGCCTGCTGGACCGCCTGAAATTCCTCTCACAATTCCTCCTGCCCCAGCTGCCCCAGCTCCAGCGCCGGTCGCACCCGCACCCGCTACTCCGGCTCCGCAACACTCAAGAACTAACCCGTTCCCCTCGCCGACCCCACAGAGCCCCGGGAACACCCCTAACACGCATTCCTCTAATCCATTTCCAATTCCCACCCCACAGGGCGCCCAAAACACAAAATCTTCTAATCCGTTCCCATTCCCCATTCCTCAGGCGCCGCAGGGCTTTACCCCGCCTCCACCGCTACCGCAAGCGAGTCGGCCATCGCAGGCCCCACCGCTGCCACAAGCAAACAGGCCATCACACCCCGCACCCCCATCTTACAACTCTCGCCCACTTCCTAGTGTGCCACCAAGGGCGAATGCTCCCCCAGCACCCCCTCCAAGAAGGGGAGGCGCCCCACCACCTCCACCACCCAGAGCTGTCTCACACGCTACAGGGTCCTCCATGCCGCCTGCTCCGCCTTCGCGTAATTTCTCTGGTGGTCGCCCCGGTCCACCCCCACCACCAAGGCGAGGCGCCGCTCCTCCTCCGCCTCCCAGATCGATGCGGGTCTCGTCAACTCCCGCACCCCCACAACCACCCacctccttctcttctcCGCCACCAATGCATACGTTCCCAGGGCAGCAAACTACCGCACCCACTACTGCGGCAATACCGCCACCACCACCGCTCTCGATGCAAATGGCCCCTCAGCAGATGCCCGCCATGCATCAGGCAGCGCCTACTGGAGGTGCCATTccgccagcgccgccaGCACCACCCATGCCGCCACAACAGCCTTCGTCACAGACAGCTTTTGGTGGCAGTTCGGGCTCTGCTCCACCTCCACCACCACCGCCTCCTGCTATGCCTACCTCAAACCAggcagcggcagcgccCCCACCACCTCCTCCTTTCCTCGCCCAACAACAACCTGCTAGCCAATCCCAGGGTAATGGTTTCACTGAGGCTACCGGTGACACAGGAAGAGATGCGCTACTTGCCTCCATTAGAGGCGCGGGTGGCATCTCAGCTCTCCGTAAAACTGACAAGTCACAACTAGAGAAGCCATCGACTTTGCTGCAAGAGGCGCGCGGCGAGCCGGTGGCACCGACCTCGACAGGCAACTCCGCGGGTCCAGCTAATGGAGGGGGCGGCCCATCATCTTTGGCGGATGCGCTAGCCGCGGCATTGAACCAGCGGAAGAGTAAGGTGGCGcgcgacgacgacgatTACGACAACGGTGACGACTGGTAA
- the MEC3 gene encoding Mec3p (similar to uniprot|Q02574 Saccharomyces cerevisiae YLR288C MEC3 Involved in checkpoint control and DNA repair forms a clamp with Rad17p and Ddc1p that is loaded onto partial duplex DNA DNA damage checkpoint protein): MKLKIIVNGSQSPEDFKLLKSTVATVASLRKTAVLRFTSERLVIVSSPSSTASGSSVLHGDKGQLWCTIPRDAFTFYSVVSARDLNTIAMECSCDMLHSILKKYDKTINQGNEGDMIIKLQSMPEWNANTSQASDGKNGSAARINPMCALGVTFEEVVYTSTDANASAKSGGGNSGGIKTISHSFKVPARLLFRTQDAKIQEPMINYTQLMMYRLPAPQGEWGRGFQNFLRRVERYSNVNNIKLSAKKFWQQEERTASQETAGDHAFKIVVNELDWYLEICWNGPLDAMVQPENIQEDVQDSRAPAGADPTHAADQSLFIEDSASNTNDPLDLPIENTPEAPQDVQPSKHEVIIRCKDWKVCSKLYDAFEEVVLAISHDESCVFHCTLPRGNVEDENGERAREYGQVIYYMARAKKI; this comes from the coding sequence ATGAAACTCAAGATCATTGTCAATGGCTCACAGTCTCCAGAAGACTTCAAACTGCTAAAATCAACGGTCGCGACTGTCGCATCCCTGCGAAAAACAGCGGTTCTACGTTTCACCAGCGAGAGGCTTGTTATAGTATCCAGCCCGAGCTCCACAGCATCTGGTTCTTCGGTTTTACATGGTGACAAAGGCCAGTTATGGTGCACAATCCCTAGAGATGCCTTTACGTTTTATAGCGTGGTAAGCGCGAGGGATCTTAACACAATCGCTATGGAGTGCAGCTGCGATATGTTGCATagcatcttgaagaaatatGACAAAACGATAAACCAGGGGAACGAAGGCGACATGATCATAAAGCTCCAAAGTATGCCGGAATGGAACGCCAACACGTCTCAGGCGTCTGACGGCAAAAATGGCAGCGCGGCTAGAATCAACCCGATGTGCGCATTGGGCGTGACATTTGAAGAGGTAGTTTATACAAGCACTGACGCTAACGCTAGTGCAAAATCTGGTGGCGGCAATTCCGGAGGTATTAAGACGATTTCTCATTCCTTTAAAGTCCCTGCGCGCCTACTGTTCCGTACTCAGGATGCCAAGATACAAGAGCCTATGATAAACTATACCCAGCTGATGATGTATCGGTTACCAGCACCGCAGGGCGAATGGGGGCGCGGCTTCCAAAATTTCCTGCGACGCGTCGAGCGGTACTCCAATGTAAATAACATAAAGCTCAgcgccaagaagttctgGCAGCAGGAGGAACGAACGGCTTCTCAGGAGACCGCCGGTGATCATGCATTTAAGATTGTTGTCAACGAGCTGGACTGGTACCTAGAGATCTGCTGGAATGGACCTCTAGACGCAATGGTGCAACCggaaaatattcaagaaGATGTACAAGATTCAAGGGCGCCTGCTGGGGCTGATCCTACACATGCTGCAGACCAGAGCCTTTTTATTGAAGATAGCGCTTCCAATACCAATGACCCGCTCGATCTCCCTATTGAAAACACACCAGAGGCACCGCAAGACGTACAGCCCTCAAAACATGAGGTCATTATACGATGTAAGGACTGGAAAGTGTGTTCTAAGCTGTACGATGCATTCGAAGAAGTGGTACTTGCAATATCGCACGACGAGTCGTGTGTGTTCCACTGCACGCTCCCTAGAGGAAACGTCGAGGACGAGAATGGGGAAAGGGCCAGGGAGTATGGCCAGGTCATATACTACATGGCTAGGGCGAAGAAAATTTGA
- a CDS encoding 40S ribosomal protein eS30 (highly similar to uniprot|Q12087 Saccharomyces cerevisiae YOR182C RPS30B and highly similar to uniprot|Q12087 Saccharomyces cerevisiae YLR287C-A RPS30A) has product MAKVHGSLARAGKVKSQTPKVEKQEKPKLPKGRAKKRMLYTRRFVNVTLTNGKRKMNPSPSS; this is encoded by the exons ATG GCTAAAGTTCACGGTTCCCTAGCTCGTGCTGGTAAGGTTAAGTCTCAGACCCCAAAGGTTGAGAAGCAGGAAAAGCCAAAGCTGCCAAAGGGCCgcgccaagaagagaatgCTTTACACCAGAAGATTCGTCAACGTCACCTTGACCAACGGTAAGAGAAAGATGAACCCATCTCCATCTTCGTAA
- the SER1 gene encoding O-phospho-L-serine:2-oxoglutarate transaminase (highly similar to uniprot|P33330 Saccharomyces cerevisiae YOR184W SER1 phosphoserine transaminase), giving the protein MSLDREEPNHFGAGPAQLPTPVLQQAAKDLVNYKGIGLGIGEISHRSGDATEVIESTKANLRKLLNVPETHEVFFMQGGGTTGFSSLATNLVAAHVGKTGSAGTAGYLVTGSWSAKALEEAQRLGIESEMLFNAKDYNNGKFGAIPPESAWAEKLKAKDYSYVYLCENETVHGVEWPQLPKALVDSGIEIVADLSSDILSRAIDVSQYGVIMAGAQKNIGLAGLTLYIIKKSILQDISAASLDQLRQLGVPITPIAFEYPTVVKNNSAYNTIPIFTLHIVDLVLRHVLEKGGLAAQEEENDAKSQLLYNVLDKHSDFYKIPVSKDCRSRMNVVFTLKKEGFDKKFLDEAAKRNLTGLKGHRSVGGFRASLYNAVSLDSTKKLVQFVDEFATQNA; this is encoded by the coding sequence ATGTCTCTCGATAGGGAGGAACCAAACCACTTCGGCGCTGGCCCAGCCCAATTGCCTACTCCGGTGCTGCAACAAGCAGCCAAGGACCTCGTCAACTATAAGGGCATTGGACTCGGCATCGGCGAAATCTCGCACCGCTCCGGTGACGCTACCGAGGTCATCGAGAGCACCAAGGCCAACCTCCGCAAGCTGCTGAACGTCCCCGAGACACACGAGGTCTTTTTCATGCAGGGCGGTGGAACCACCGGGTTTTCTTCGCTCGCAACCAACCTCGTTGCGGCGCACGTCGGCAAGACCGGCTCTGCGGGCACCGCTGGCTACCTGGTAACGGGCTCGTGGTCCGCCAAGGCGCTCGAGGAGGCGCAGAGGCTGGGCATCGAGAGCGAGATGCTCTTCAACGCCAAGGACTATAACAATGGCAAGTTCGGCGCCATTCCTCCAGAGTCCGCGTGGGCTGAGAAGCTTAAGGCCAAGGACTACTCCTACGTCTACCTGTGCGAGAACGAAACTGTGCACGGTGTCGAGTGGCCACAGCTGCCCAAGGCGCTGGTCGACTCTGGCATCGAAATCGTCGCTGACTTGTCCAGTGACATTTTGTCCCGCGCCATAGACGTGTCGCAGTACGGTGTGATCATGGCGGGCGCCCAGAAGAACATTGGTCTCGCTGGTCTGACGCTATACATCATCAAGAAGTCCATTTTGCAGGACATCTCCGCTGCCTCCTTGGACCAGCTACGCCAGCTCGGCGTCCCAATCACGCCCATCGCGTTCGAATACCCAACTGTTGTGAAAAACAACTCGGCCTATAACACCATTCCTATCTTCACCCTGCACATTGTGGACCTCGTCTTGCGCCACGTCTTGGAGAAGGGCGGGCTCGCCGCCCAGGAGGAGGAGAACGACGCCAAGTCACAACTGTTGTACAACGTCCTGGATAAGCACTCAGACTTCTACAAAATTCCGGTTTCCAAGGACTGCAGATCCCGCATGAACGTTGTCTTCacgttgaaaaaagaggggttcgacaagaagttcttggacgAGGCTGCGAAGCGCAACTTGACCGGGCTCAAGGGCCACAGATCGGTGGGCGGCTTTAGAGCTTCCTTGTACAACGCTGTGTCCTTGGACAgcaccaagaagctggtgCAGTTTGTTGACGAATTCGCAACTCAAAACGCATAG